Proteins from one Natrinema salinisoli genomic window:
- a CDS encoding ABC1 kinase family protein, whose amino-acid sequence MLAFARDRRRFLLFGRPRRVDPETHRRRAELLLESLLTLGPTFIKLGQLLSTRPDVLPPAYIEVLSSLQDDVPPAAWPGAKAVLEEELGPLENRFEEFDTEPISGASLGQVYRARIDAETEAIRADTGRAGGHDVAVKIRRPGIEDLVRADLRVIKWSLPILLYFVDEARSFSLENLADEFSKTIREEMDYEREAEMLTEIKSNFAGDDRFRIPTVIESHSGPRVLTMEYIEGTKINDVEELERRGIDRTEIAENLERSYLQMIIEDGVFHADPHPGNLAVTDDGKIVFYDFGMSGRVDSFVQDKIVDFYIAVANQDIDGILDALVEIGTLSPDADRGVMAEVMEIAIQDARGEDIEQYRVNQIVGQIEDSIYEFPLRLPKNLALVLRVATVVEGVCVTLDEDFDFISTATGFLTEQGYREETVRQYVDETGKQLRRTGESLTRIAPKAERALDRLDRDDLYVRIGLEDKENVFDKLAKRLVYGMLLTMSLFSTGVLYALEAPRGSIVAAVVAVIVLIQLYRSFRSPKSIGAKPQFTRQNLRQRRGEE is encoded by the coding sequence TTGCTCGCGTTCGCCCGTGACCGCCGCCGGTTCCTTCTATTTGGCCGTCCCCGACGGGTCGATCCCGAGACCCACCGCCGTCGGGCCGAACTGTTGCTCGAGTCGCTGTTGACCCTGGGACCGACGTTCATCAAACTCGGCCAGTTGCTGTCAACTCGCCCGGACGTGCTCCCGCCCGCGTACATCGAGGTCCTCTCGTCGCTGCAAGACGACGTGCCGCCGGCGGCCTGGCCCGGTGCGAAAGCAGTGCTCGAGGAGGAACTCGGACCCCTCGAGAACCGGTTCGAAGAGTTCGATACCGAGCCGATCAGCGGTGCGAGCCTGGGACAGGTTTATCGAGCGCGCATCGACGCCGAGACCGAGGCGATACGCGCCGATACGGGTCGGGCGGGCGGTCACGACGTCGCCGTGAAGATCCGCCGCCCGGGTATCGAGGACCTCGTCCGGGCCGATCTGCGGGTCATCAAGTGGTCGCTCCCGATCCTGCTGTACTTCGTCGACGAGGCCCGCTCGTTCTCGCTCGAGAACCTGGCCGACGAGTTCTCGAAGACGATCCGCGAGGAGATGGACTACGAGCGCGAGGCGGAGATGCTCACCGAGATCAAATCGAACTTCGCGGGCGACGATCGGTTTCGCATCCCCACCGTGATCGAGAGTCACTCCGGGCCGCGCGTGCTCACGATGGAGTACATCGAGGGGACGAAGATCAACGACGTCGAGGAACTCGAGCGCAGGGGGATCGACCGGACGGAGATCGCGGAGAACCTCGAGCGATCGTACCTGCAGATGATCATCGAGGACGGCGTCTTCCACGCCGATCCTCACCCGGGGAACCTCGCGGTGACCGACGACGGGAAGATCGTCTTCTACGACTTCGGGATGTCCGGGCGGGTCGACTCGTTCGTTCAGGACAAGATCGTCGACTTCTACATCGCCGTCGCCAATCAGGACATCGACGGCATCCTCGACGCGCTCGTCGAGATCGGGACGCTGAGCCCCGACGCGGATCGCGGAGTGATGGCCGAGGTGATGGAAATCGCCATCCAGGACGCCCGCGGCGAGGACATCGAACAGTACCGGGTCAACCAGATCGTCGGACAGATCGAGGACTCGATCTACGAGTTCCCGCTTCGTCTCCCGAAGAACCTCGCGCTCGTCCTTCGGGTCGCCACCGTCGTCGAAGGGGTCTGCGTCACACTCGACGAGGACTTCGATTTCATCTCGACCGCGACCGGCTTCCTGACCGAGCAGGGCTATCGCGAGGAAACCGTCCGCCAGTACGTCGACGAGACGGGAAAACAACTCCGTCGGACGGGCGAGTCCCTGACTCGAATCGCTCCCAAGGCCGAGCGCGCGCTCGACCGGCTCGACCGCGACGACCTCTACGTCCGCATCGGCCTCGAGGACAAGGAGAACGTCTTCGACAAACTCGCGAAGCGACTGGTCTACGGCATGTTGCTCACGATGTCCCTGTTCTCGACGGGCGTCCTGTACGCCCTCGAGGCGCCTCGGGGATCGATCGTCGCGGCGGTCGTCGCGGTGATCGTGCTGATCCAGCTCTATCGATCCTTCCGCTCGCCGAAATCGATCGGCGCGAAGCCCCAGTTCACGCGACAGAACCTTCGCCAGCGTCGCGGCGAGGAGTAA
- a CDS encoding Hsp20/alpha crystallin family protein, with translation MSALRDALRDLSEDVFFDLLESEDAYLLVLDVPGVSAESLDLAIEDGRIFIDAHREKEPTGDYQYVEENRSLFRDVDLPLPEDASDASAEATVTRGVLELRLPKRGASGETTIDIVDEDG, from the coding sequence ATGTCAGCGCTCCGCGACGCGTTGCGGGACCTCTCCGAGGACGTCTTCTTCGATCTGCTCGAGAGCGAGGACGCCTACTTGCTCGTGCTCGACGTCCCCGGCGTCTCCGCCGAGTCGCTCGACCTCGCGATCGAGGACGGTCGGATCTTCATCGACGCCCACCGCGAGAAAGAGCCCACCGGCGACTACCAGTACGTCGAGGAGAATCGGTCGCTGTTCCGCGACGTCGACCTCCCGCTCCCCGAGGACGCATCCGACGCCAGCGCCGAGGCGACGGTCACCCGCGGCGTCCTCGAGTTGCGGCTCCCGAAACGCGGTGCCAGCGGGGAGACGACGATCGATATCGTCGACGAGGACGGCTAA
- the glp gene encoding gephyrin-like molybdotransferase Glp, with amino-acid sequence MEGADRERTEAGFKVRTPVDEARRILREAVEGSGDGDADVPCGTETVDVDRADGRVLAAPVASARDVPHYRRAAMDGYAVRAADTFGASDRSPEVLRVTEPAGDPDGDEHATADRIDPGTAARVHTGSALPEGADAVVMIERVTEVETTGELEVEDAVAEGENVAPVGEDIEDGQHLYEAGHRLRPSDLGLLRSAGYGRVAVAQQPTVGVIPTGEELVEGDPGPGEVVETNGLTVSRLAQRWGARATYRDVVTDDPESLRVAIQRDLTKDVVVTTGGSSVGERDLLPEVIDELGEVVVHGVGLKPGHPVCLGVVQDTPVLALPGYPVACIVNAVQFLRPVLRWLEGTTPDPHPTTRARLERKIPSEPGTRTFARVQLEVREEGEADDRDEPEYTAIPTRASGSGVLSSVALADGWVVVDDDREGIPAGETVAVEDWEPNG; translated from the coding sequence ATGGAAGGAGCCGACCGCGAGCGCACGGAGGCCGGGTTCAAGGTACGGACGCCGGTGGACGAGGCGCGCCGGATTCTCAGGGAGGCCGTCGAGGGGAGTGGGGACGGTGATGCGGACGTGCCGTGTGGGACCGAAACCGTCGACGTCGACCGCGCGGACGGCCGCGTCCTCGCGGCACCGGTCGCGTCCGCTCGAGACGTGCCCCACTACCGGCGGGCGGCGATGGACGGCTACGCCGTTCGGGCCGCGGACACGTTCGGGGCCAGCGATCGATCGCCCGAGGTGCTTCGAGTCACCGAGCCCGCGGGCGATCCCGACGGGGACGAGCACGCCACCGCCGACCGCATCGATCCCGGAACGGCCGCGCGGGTCCACACCGGCAGCGCGCTCCCCGAGGGAGCCGACGCGGTCGTCATGATCGAACGGGTGACCGAAGTCGAGACGACCGGCGAGCTCGAGGTCGAGGACGCGGTCGCGGAGGGGGAAAACGTCGCACCGGTGGGAGAGGATATCGAAGACGGCCAGCACCTCTACGAGGCGGGACACCGGCTCCGCCCGTCGGATCTCGGACTCCTGCGGTCGGCCGGCTACGGGCGCGTCGCGGTCGCACAGCAACCAACGGTCGGCGTGATCCCGACTGGCGAGGAACTCGTTGAGGGCGACCCCGGGCCCGGCGAAGTCGTCGAGACCAACGGACTCACCGTCTCACGGCTGGCCCAGCGCTGGGGCGCTCGCGCGACCTACCGCGACGTCGTCACCGACGACCCCGAATCGCTGCGGGTCGCCATCCAGCGAGACCTGACGAAAGACGTCGTCGTCACGACCGGCGGCTCCTCCGTGGGTGAGCGCGACCTCTTGCCGGAGGTGATCGACGAGCTGGGAGAAGTCGTCGTCCACGGCGTCGGGCTCAAACCCGGGCATCCGGTCTGTCTCGGTGTCGTTCAGGACACCCCGGTGCTCGCACTTCCGGGCTACCCCGTCGCCTGCATCGTCAACGCCGTCCAGTTCCTCCGGCCGGTCCTGCGCTGGCTCGAGGGAACCACCCCTGATCCACACCCCACCACGCGCGCCCGACTCGAGCGCAAGATCCCGAGCGAACCCGGAACGCGAACGTTCGCGCGGGTGCAACTCGAGGTACGCGAGGAGGGTGAAGCGGACGATCGCGACGAACCGGAATACACCGCGATTCCGACCCGAGCAAGTGGCTCGGGCGTGCTTTCGAGCGTCGCGCTGGCCGACGGCTGGGTGGTCGTGGACGACGACCGCGAGGGGATTCCGGCCGGCGAGACGGTCGCCGTCGAGGACTGGGAACCGAACGGCTGA
- a CDS encoding serine hydrolase domain-containing protein: MSRISETDRERIADLFDRHLEVGLHHGAQLAVYVDGEPVIDLAGGVEAPAGPDETRETRHILFSSTKPYAAVTLHSLVEEGKLEYDDRVVDHWPEFADDGTEKAEITVRQVLSHTAGLNQGEIDDRPDLWGDWDAAVEKLEEMEPNYPPGEVPAYHALTFGWLVGELVRRVSGTPIEKAAEERVFDPLGLDDTGIGLREDEDDDVATLVGFEAFDRCRDPGEGLGDNAEVAAPFNAEEIHRAVIPAANGIGTAGDMARFYACLANGGELEGTQVLQPGTVEQLAQVQAETDADGTIGREGRFALGFWKGGTTVAPYGSLSPDHVFGHAGLGSSVGWADPEENIGFSYVTNGVREGSYEHVARVNGLADAVRQALR, from the coding sequence ATGTCACGAATTTCCGAAACGGATCGCGAGCGCATCGCCGATCTCTTCGATCGTCACCTCGAGGTCGGGCTTCACCACGGGGCGCAGCTGGCCGTCTACGTCGACGGCGAGCCCGTGATCGACCTCGCGGGTGGCGTCGAAGCGCCGGCCGGTCCGGACGAGACCCGCGAGACGCGTCATATCCTCTTTTCGAGTACGAAACCCTACGCTGCGGTGACTCTGCACTCGCTCGTCGAAGAGGGGAAGCTCGAGTACGACGATCGCGTGGTCGACCACTGGCCCGAGTTCGCCGACGACGGGACCGAAAAGGCCGAGATCACCGTTCGGCAAGTGCTCAGCCACACCGCGGGGCTCAACCAGGGCGAGATCGACGACCGACCGGACCTCTGGGGCGACTGGGACGCCGCGGTGGAGAAACTCGAGGAGATGGAGCCGAACTACCCGCCGGGCGAGGTACCGGCCTACCACGCCCTGACCTTCGGCTGGCTCGTGGGCGAACTCGTCCGTCGGGTTTCGGGCACGCCGATCGAAAAGGCCGCCGAGGAACGCGTGTTCGACCCGCTCGGCCTGGACGACACCGGGATCGGGCTCCGGGAGGACGAGGACGACGACGTGGCGACGCTGGTCGGCTTCGAGGCGTTCGACCGCTGTCGCGATCCCGGCGAGGGACTCGGGGACAACGCCGAGGTCGCGGCCCCGTTCAACGCGGAGGAGATCCACCGTGCCGTGATCCCCGCCGCCAACGGGATCGGGACCGCGGGCGACATGGCCCGGTTCTACGCTTGCCTCGCCAACGGCGGCGAACTCGAGGGGACGCAGGTTCTCCAACCCGGGACCGTCGAGCAGCTGGCGCAAGTACAGGCCGAGACGGACGCGGACGGCACGATCGGTCGCGAGGGCCGGTTCGCGCTCGGCTTCTGGAAGGGCGGCACGACGGTCGCGCCGTACGGCTCGCTCTCGCCCGACCACGTGTTCGGCCACGCCGGGCTGGGGAGCAGCGTCGGCTGGGCCGACCCCGAGGAAAACATCGGATTTTCGTACGTCACGAACGGGGTTCGCGAGGGCTCGTACGAACACGTCGCCCGCGTGAACGGGCTGGCGGATGCAGTTCGACAGGCGCTTCGGTAG
- a CDS encoding molybdopterin biosynthesis protein — protein MNRKEFRDLASPDEAREAIDSLSLEGGIERVSLEDARGRVLVARLDAELDVPGFDRASLDGYALRARDTFGADEADPARLDIVGEVHAGAEPDVALEAGEAAEISTGAVMPDGADAMVPVERTDTDAGGDEVLVRTSVAPGDNVMFAGADVAAGERALGPGTTITPRDIGLLSALGVDEVPVRAEPRVGIVSTGDELVRPGEELHSERGEIYDVNSYTIAAGVEDAGGEAVLYPHAGDDQDEMERILREAAEECDLVLSSGSTSASAVDVIYRVIEERGELLLHGVSIKPGKPMLIGRLDDSAYVGLPGYPVSAMMVFRTFVAPAIREAAGRPEPAAATVAGRLAREERHEQGRHRLMPVGLVGSGPSETARNGGGESAEGDGDGETLVYPVDKGSGATTSLADADGVVEIGPETDYLEAGESVTVTLFSPDVRPPTVFGVGEDDPAFSRVLNGLENPRYLAVGSRPGLRRLREGVPDAAVVAGPLDRDVEADEIGRWDREWGLVVRAGNPDEIEGLEDLVDRDLRFVNRTTDSGLRSSLGGAVADLADERGTDRHELVDAIDGFDLGLRAHESPARKVIAGDADAGLGLRETADRLDLGFVPLGEQPVRVLANRDRTGKEGVRELERALEDVSSRRR, from the coding sequence ATGAACCGCAAGGAGTTTCGCGATCTCGCGTCCCCCGACGAGGCGCGCGAGGCGATCGACTCGCTCTCGCTCGAGGGGGGTATCGAGCGGGTTTCACTCGAGGACGCGCGCGGTCGGGTGCTCGTGGCCCGACTCGACGCCGAGCTCGACGTCCCCGGCTTCGACCGGGCGAGTCTGGACGGCTACGCCCTCCGGGCCCGGGACACGTTCGGTGCCGACGAGGCAGACCCCGCTCGCCTCGATATCGTCGGCGAGGTCCACGCGGGTGCGGAACCGGATGTCGCGCTCGAGGCGGGCGAGGCGGCGGAGATTTCGACCGGCGCGGTGATGCCCGACGGGGCCGACGCGATGGTGCCGGTCGAGCGCACTGATACCGACGCTGGCGGCGACGAGGTCCTCGTCCGCACCTCGGTCGCACCCGGCGACAACGTCATGTTCGCGGGCGCGGACGTCGCCGCCGGCGAGCGCGCGCTCGGTCCCGGAACGACGATCACGCCCCGCGACATCGGCCTGCTGTCGGCGCTGGGGGTCGACGAGGTCCCGGTTCGAGCCGAGCCCCGCGTCGGCATCGTCTCGACGGGGGACGAACTCGTGCGGCCGGGCGAGGAACTACACAGCGAGCGCGGGGAGATCTACGACGTCAACAGCTACACCATCGCCGCAGGGGTCGAGGACGCCGGCGGCGAAGCGGTCCTCTACCCCCACGCCGGGGACGATCAGGACGAGATGGAGCGGATCCTCCGCGAAGCCGCCGAGGAGTGCGATCTCGTGCTCTCGTCGGGTTCGACCAGCGCGAGCGCGGTCGACGTCATCTACCGCGTCATCGAAGAGCGAGGGGAGTTGCTGCTCCACGGCGTGAGCATCAAGCCGGGGAAGCCGATGCTGATCGGACGGCTGGACGACTCGGCCTACGTCGGGCTGCCCGGCTATCCCGTCTCCGCGATGATGGTCTTCCGGACTTTCGTCGCACCGGCCATCCGCGAGGCCGCCGGGCGTCCCGAACCCGCAGCGGCGACCGTCGCCGGACGGCTGGCTCGAGAGGAACGCCACGAACAGGGCCGCCATCGGCTCATGCCGGTCGGCCTTGTCGGGAGCGGGCCGTCGGAGACGGCCCGAAACGGAGGCGGAGAATCCGCCGAAGGGGACGGGGACGGCGAGACGCTCGTCTACCCCGTCGACAAGGGCAGCGGCGCGACGACGAGCCTTGCCGACGCCGACGGCGTCGTGGAAATCGGCCCGGAAACCGACTACCTCGAGGCGGGCGAATCCGTCACGGTTACGCTGTTCTCGCCGGACGTCCGGCCGCCGACGGTGTTCGGTGTCGGCGAGGACGACCCCGCGTTTTCGCGAGTCCTCAACGGACTCGAGAACCCGCGCTACCTCGCGGTCGGCAGCCGGCCCGGCCTGCGACGGCTCCGCGAGGGCGTCCCCGACGCGGCGGTGGTCGCGGGACCGCTCGATAGAGACGTCGAAGCGGACGAGATCGGCCGCTGGGACCGCGAGTGGGGACTGGTGGTCCGAGCCGGCAATCCCGACGAGATCGAGGGGCTCGAGGACCTGGTCGATCGCGACCTCCGCTTCGTCAATCGGACGACCGACTCCGGATTGCGCTCGAGCCTCGGCGGTGCGGTCGCCGACCTCGCGGACGAGCGGGGAACGGATCGCCACGAACTCGTCGACGCGATCGACGGTTTCGACCTCGGGCTCCGCGCCCACGAGAGCCCCGCCCGAAAGGTCATCGCGGGCGATGCCGACGCCGGCCTCGGGCTGCGCGAGACCGCCGACCGCCTCGATCTCGGCTTCGTCCCCCTCGGTGAACAGCCTGTTCGCGTGCTCGCGAATCGCGATCGGACGGGGAAGGAGGGGGTGCGGGAGCTCGAGCGAGCGCTCGAGGACGTGTCGTCGCGACGGAGATAG
- a CDS encoding ABC transporter substrate-binding protein, whose amino-acid sequence MRIVTTLPSATETVAALGREPVGVSHECDYPPSAASAPAVTSSRIDASGSSGEIDQQVLETADTEDGVYDVDIETLEDLDPDVIVTQGMCDVCAVDVAVIENAADRIQADPEIVPTDPHSVGDVLDDLERIGAAIGREERAREVRRELESRIDVIRNRTAGIPAEDRPRVAIFDWTDPAMIAGHWTAELVDWAGGEYGLAGVGEPSRPREWDDIRAYDPEIVIVAPCGFGLEQIRENRTDLTEREGWDELSAVQDDRVWAMDGDHYLNRPGPRLVDTLEALAPIVRPELFDGPAADVAVPFEELEAFGTGTRKSETAVDSSP is encoded by the coding sequence ATGCGAATCGTCACGACGCTTCCCTCGGCGACCGAAACCGTCGCCGCACTCGGTCGCGAGCCGGTCGGCGTCTCCCACGAGTGCGATTATCCGCCGAGCGCCGCGTCGGCGCCCGCCGTCACCAGCTCGCGAATCGACGCGTCGGGCTCGAGCGGCGAGATCGATCAGCAAGTCCTCGAGACCGCCGACACCGAGGACGGCGTCTACGACGTGGATATCGAGACGCTCGAGGATCTAGACCCGGACGTGATCGTCACGCAGGGGATGTGCGACGTTTGTGCGGTCGACGTTGCGGTCATCGAAAATGCCGCCGACCGAATTCAGGCGGACCCCGAGATCGTGCCGACCGATCCCCACAGCGTCGGCGACGTGCTCGACGACCTCGAGCGGATCGGCGCGGCGATCGGCCGCGAGGAGCGCGCCCGGGAGGTGCGGCGGGAACTCGAGTCGCGGATCGATGTGATTCGGAACAGAACCGCAGGTATCCCGGCCGAGGACCGCCCCCGCGTCGCGATCTTCGACTGGACCGACCCCGCGATGATCGCGGGCCACTGGACCGCCGAACTCGTCGACTGGGCCGGCGGCGAGTACGGGCTGGCCGGCGTCGGCGAGCCTTCGCGTCCCCGTGAGTGGGACGACATCCGCGCGTACGATCCCGAAATCGTGATCGTCGCGCCCTGTGGCTTCGGCCTCGAACAGATCAGAGAAAACAGAACGGATCTCACCGAGCGCGAGGGCTGGGACGAACTGTCGGCAGTCCAAGACGACCGCGTCTGGGCGATGGACGGCGACCACTACCTCAATCGGCCCGGCCCGCGGCTGGTGGACACGCTCGAGGCGCTGGCACCGATCGTCCGGCCGGAGCTGTTCGACGGACCGGCTGCGGACGTCGCAGTGCCGTTCGAGGAACTCGAGGCGTTCGGAACCGGCACACGAAAGTCGGAAACGGCGGTCGACTCGAGCCCGTGA
- a CDS encoding desampylase gives MIVLPTAVRETILERAREGDPDEICGVLGGEYDPDGRSRVRSHYPAENVAETPRTRYEIDPEEQLAIFDRLEDRGEEIVGFYHSHPRGPPRPSATDAARATWPDRSYVIVSLEPLEVESWRWRTDGTDGEFEREQIVVD, from the coding sequence GTGATCGTTCTGCCGACCGCCGTTCGAGAGACGATCCTCGAGCGCGCCCGCGAGGGCGACCCCGACGAAATCTGTGGCGTTCTCGGCGGCGAATACGACCCTGACGGACGGAGTCGCGTGCGATCGCATTACCCGGCCGAAAACGTCGCCGAAACACCGCGGACGCGGTACGAGATCGATCCCGAGGAACAACTGGCGATCTTCGACCGCCTCGAGGACCGCGGCGAGGAGATCGTCGGCTTCTACCACTCCCATCCCCGCGGCCCGCCGCGGCCGAGCGCGACCGACGCCGCACGGGCGACCTGGCCCGATCGATCCTACGTGATCGTCTCGCTCGAGCCCCTCGAGGTGGAATCGTGGCGGTGGCGGACGGACGGTACTGACGGAGAGTTCGAGCGGGAACAGATCGTC